The Dehalogenimonas sp. 4OHTPN genome window below encodes:
- a CDS encoding nucleotide exchange factor GrpE, translating into MTPDNNNEEIMEGDFDALRGALEQEKSRAEDNLNNLKRAQADFINYKRRAETEKAEAVGLGKSLAFLSILPVLDDFSRALDAVPEHAAGEPWLQGMVQIERKFRQILSREGVEAMKTVGERFDPGLHEAVLRCAGEEGIIVEELQAGYTYKDRVLRPAQVKVSCEDIEE; encoded by the coding sequence ATGACGCCTGACAACAACAATGAAGAAATCATGGAGGGTGATTTTGACGCCCTGCGCGGCGCGCTGGAACAGGAAAAATCCCGCGCCGAGGATAATTTGAACAATTTGAAACGCGCCCAGGCCGACTTCATCAACTACAAGCGCCGGGCTGAAACTGAGAAAGCCGAGGCGGTGGGCCTGGGCAAAAGCCTGGCCTTCCTCTCTATTCTGCCGGTACTGGATGATTTCTCCCGGGCGCTGGATGCCGTGCCGGAACACGCCGCAGGAGAACCCTGGCTGCAAGGGATGGTGCAGATCGAACGTAAATTCCGCCAGATACTGTCCCGCGAGGGCGTGGAGGCGATGAAAACGGTCGGCGAGCGGTTTGATCCCGGCCTGCACGAGGCCGTCCTCAGATGCGCCGGCGAGGAAGGCATCATCGTCGAGGAATTGCAGGCGGGCTACACCTATAAGGACAGGGTGCTGCGGCCGGCGCAGGTCAAGGTGTCCTGCGAGGATATCGAAGAATAG
- a CDS encoding VOC family protein has product MSRVIHFEIPAVKPERAVEFYKKAFGWKIEKWAGPMDYWNITTGGAKEPGIDGAIMSVDGAIKQVVNTIGVENLAAAAKKIIAAGGKRISPDQAVPGIGYFAYFADTEGNPFGLMQNDPNAK; this is encoded by the coding sequence ATGTCAAGGGTCATCCATTTTGAAATTCCGGCGGTCAAACCGGAGCGGGCGGTTGAATTTTATAAGAAAGCCTTCGGCTGGAAAATCGAGAAATGGGCCGGGCCGATGGATTACTGGAACATCACCACCGGCGGCGCCAAGGAGCCGGGCATTGACGGGGCGATTATGAGCGTTGACGGGGCGATCAAGCAGGTGGTCAACACCATCGGCGTTGAAAACCTGGCGGCGGCGGCCAAGAAAATTATCGCCGCCGGCGGTAAACGTATCTCCCCCGACCAGGCGGTGCCAGGTATCGGGTACTTCGCTTACTTCGCCGACACCGAAGGCAATCCCTTCGGCCTGATGCAGAACGACCCCAACGCCAAATAA
- a CDS encoding sigma-70 family RNA polymerase sigma factor, translating to MNIEEEKSLVELAKTDAAAFGALYDEYYRKIFGYALRRTANLQHAQDVTSEVFFKALKSINSFHWRKIPFSAWLYRIASNEVANCFRRNSHYQSSLIPDVAIVDDLSVKDEFQRCDDFLLVHQYVMKLPQKYQEVIALRYFEDKTIEDIAAILGKPENTVKSLLRRGLGKLREVLT from the coding sequence ATGAATATCGAAGAAGAAAAATCTCTCGTAGAGCTCGCCAAGACTGACGCCGCAGCCTTTGGAGCACTGTATGATGAGTATTATCGTAAAATATTCGGCTACGCCCTCAGACGCACTGCCAACCTACAGCATGCCCAGGACGTCACCTCGGAAGTCTTTTTCAAAGCACTCAAGAGCATCAATTCATTCCACTGGCGTAAAATCCCCTTTTCGGCATGGCTCTACCGAATTGCCTCCAACGAAGTGGCAAACTGCTTTCGCCGCAACTCGCACTACCAGAGTTCTTTAATCCCTGATGTCGCTATCGTCGATGATCTCTCGGTTAAGGATGAATTCCAAAGATGTGATGATTTCCTTCTAGTCCACCAATATGTAATGAAATTACCCCAAAAATATCAAGAAGTAATTGCCCTGCGTTACTTTGAGGATAAAACCATCGAGGATATTGCGGCAATCCTCGGCAAGCCGGAGAACACAGTTAAATCATTGTTGCGCAGGGGGCTGGGAAAGTTGAGGGAGGTATTGACATGA
- a CDS encoding MBL fold metallo-hydrolase, protein MEIKYFGHSCFRLKGKNTAVITDPFAPELGALGKQTASIVTVSHQHNGHNFTSGVSGDFRVVSRPGEYEIGDAILIGVPSFHDSEKGIIRGKNTIFVISMDDLVVCHLGDLGEMLSESRVEELGKVDILLVPVGDMSALNAANAARLVRQIEPAIVIPMHYSMPQINRELEPVERFLGEMGVAGVTPQPKLNVSRGNLPLPTQVVLLEAAV, encoded by the coding sequence ATGGAAATTAAGTATTTCGGCCATTCCTGTTTCCGCCTTAAAGGCAAAAATACCGCCGTCATTACCGATCCTTTCGCCCCGGAACTCGGCGCCCTCGGCAAGCAAACAGCCAGCATCGTCACCGTCAGCCACCAGCACAACGGCCATAACTTTACCTCGGGCGTTTCAGGGGATTTTCGGGTAGTCTCCCGTCCGGGAGAATATGAAATCGGCGACGCCATCTTGATCGGCGTGCCGTCGTTCCATGATTCAGAAAAAGGCATCATCCGGGGCAAAAACACCATCTTCGTCATCTCTATGGACGACCTGGTGGTCTGCCACCTCGGCGATTTAGGTGAAATGCTCTCTGAAAGCCGGGTTGAAGAACTTGGCAAAGTTGATATTTTGCTGGTGCCGGTAGGCGATATGAGCGCGCTTAACGCCGCCAACGCCGCGCGGCTGGTGCGCCAGATAGAGCCGGCCATCGTGATACCCATGCATTACAGCATGCCGCAGATCAACCGTGAACTGGAACCGGTGGAGCGCTTCCTGGGGGAAATGGGTGTCGCCGGCGTCACGCCCCAGCCCAAATTGAACGTCAGCCGGGGCAATCTGCCGCTGCCCACCCAGGTAGTGTTACTGGAAGCTGCGGTCTGA
- a CDS encoding HAMP domain-containing sensor histidine kinase produces the protein MSLRLKLFLTYSLVVIVTLFTAALGSAVLVRQYADRLAMERLDDAARPISVQVAALIRGNVTLAELVENMQAQADASGMHILWSDADGNLLRQLVPQAEPALQFPEGALPHGVPQGTTGEIIDDAGADYFYSAYPLARAPAGIARAQTLILAVPRPEAAAALAGVFRPFAWAGVIALAASIVLAYWLSRSVYKPLGEVSAAADKIARGDYGYRINSRDTGDIGKLAQNFDRMAAEVEASQLKLRHFVADVSHELKSPLTAVQGFSQALLDGTAADQETRDKAARIINDEAKRLRRQVDELLDLSRLQSGQFKMDSIRIDLYDVLKHSADLFGPPAADKSVRIELDVKPGLWVKGDADRLEQVFNNLLDNAVKNSPPFTGIKIAARVEDGHVIASVLDHGPGIHPDALPRVFDRFYQVSGVRTGVGLGLAITREIVLAHGGGIEARSAPGAGAEFVVSLPSM, from the coding sequence ATGAGCCTGCGTCTGAAACTGTTTCTCACTTACTCTCTGGTGGTCATTGTCACCCTGTTCACCGCCGCGCTCGGCAGCGCTGTACTGGTGCGCCAGTACGCCGACCGCCTGGCGATGGAACGGCTGGATGACGCCGCCCGCCCTATTTCGGTGCAGGTGGCCGCCCTCATCCGGGGCAATGTCACCCTGGCCGAACTCGTCGAGAACATGCAGGCCCAGGCCGACGCCTCCGGAATGCATATCCTGTGGTCGGACGCCGACGGCAACCTGCTCCGTCAGTTGGTGCCGCAGGCCGAACCGGCCTTGCAGTTCCCTGAAGGGGCGCTGCCTCACGGTGTGCCGCAGGGTACCACCGGCGAGATTATTGACGACGCCGGCGCTGATTATTTTTATTCCGCCTACCCGCTGGCGCGGGCACCCGCCGGTATCGCCCGCGCCCAGACTCTCATCCTGGCGGTGCCCCGGCCTGAGGCTGCCGCCGCCCTGGCCGGGGTCTTCCGGCCTTTTGCCTGGGCCGGCGTCATCGCCCTGGCAGCCTCGATCGTGCTGGCTTACTGGCTATCCCGCTCGGTCTACAAGCCGCTGGGCGAAGTATCGGCCGCCGCCGATAAGATCGCCCGCGGCGATTACGGCTACCGGATCAATTCCAGAGACACCGGCGACATCGGCAAACTGGCGCAAAACTTCGACCGCATGGCCGCCGAGGTCGAGGCATCGCAGCTCAAACTGCGGCATTTCGTTGCCGACGTTTCTCACGAACTCAAGAGCCCGCTGACCGCCGTCCAGGGTTTCTCTCAAGCCCTCCTCGACGGCACTGCCGCCGACCAGGAGACCCGGGACAAAGCCGCCCGCATCATCAACGACGAGGCTAAAAGACTGCGGCGCCAGGTGGATGAACTGCTTGACCTCTCCCGTCTCCAGTCCGGTCAGTTCAAAATGGATTCGATCCGGATTGATCTTTATGATGTTTTAAAGCACTCGGCCGACCTCTTCGGTCCGCCGGCCGCTGATAAGTCGGTCAGGATCGAACTGGACGTCAAACCGGGTCTTTGGGTCAAAGGCGACGCCGACCGTCTGGAGCAGGTATTCAACAACCTGCTGGACAACGCCGTGAAGAACAGTCCGCCCTTCACCGGGATAAAGATCGCCGCGCGTGTCGAAGACGGGCATGTCATCGCCAGTGTCCTCGACCACGGCCCAGGCATCCACCCTGATGCCCTGCCCCGTGTCTTCGACCGGTTCTACCAGGTATCCGGGGTGAGGACGGGCGTAGGCCTCGGCCTGGCCATCACCCGCGAGATCGTCCTGGCTCACGGCGGCGGCATCGAGGCCCGAAGCGCCCCGGGGGCCGGCGCGGAGTTTGTGGTAAGTTTACCTTCGATGTAA
- a CDS encoding MFS transporter, which translates to MQSRPVAPPVTDAPARRAALAAALLASFLTPFMGSSVNIALPPIGREFSLDAVTLGWVATAYILAAAVFLLPFGRLADITGRRKIFTSGLGAYAAASLGAALVQNGGQLIVLRLLQGVSGAMLFGTGVAILTSVFPPAQRGRVLGWNAAAVYIGLSLGPTAGGLITEAFGWRFIFILNAALAAAAFLAVSRSLKFDFREAAGEGFDMKGAVIYGLALSAVIAGFSEMPDAAGVILVVLGGVGLGMFVLIETRTKHPLLQVSLFRGNPVFIYSNAAALINYSATFAVGFLLSLYLQFAKGFSPAGAGLVLVAQPVLMALISPFAGRLADRLEPRLIASGGMALSAAGLLMLAFIGRDTPLVYLMTALVVIGSGFGFFSSPNTSAVMGAVERKCYGVAASTLGTMRLVGQMLSLGLAMLLFALIIGRVPISAAVLPEFIDSLRASFALFAALSLAGVGASLARNRVAGAA; encoded by the coding sequence ATGCAGTCTCGCCCCGTCGCGCCGCCGGTTACCGACGCCCCGGCGCGCCGGGCGGCACTGGCCGCGGCGCTGCTGGCGTCGTTCCTGACGCCGTTCATGGGCTCTTCGGTCAACATCGCGCTGCCGCCGATCGGCCGCGAGTTCTCCCTCGATGCGGTGACTCTGGGATGGGTGGCCACGGCTTACATCCTGGCGGCGGCGGTATTCCTGCTGCCCTTCGGGCGGCTGGCTGACATCACCGGCAGGCGGAAAATCTTCACCTCCGGGCTGGGCGCCTACGCGGCGGCATCCCTCGGGGCGGCGCTGGTCCAGAACGGCGGCCAACTCATCGTCTTGCGGCTGCTCCAGGGCGTTTCCGGGGCCATGCTGTTCGGCACCGGCGTGGCTATACTGACTTCAGTTTTCCCGCCGGCCCAGCGGGGCCGGGTCCTGGGCTGGAACGCCGCGGCGGTATACATTGGACTATCGCTGGGACCAACCGCGGGCGGCCTGATCACCGAGGCTTTTGGCTGGCGCTTCATTTTCATTTTAAACGCCGCCCTGGCGGCAGCGGCTTTCCTGGCGGTTTCCCGCAGTCTCAAGTTCGATTTCCGGGAAGCGGCAGGCGAGGGTTTCGACATGAAAGGCGCCGTTATCTACGGGCTGGCTCTGTCAGCGGTGATAGCCGGGTTTTCCGAGATGCCGGATGCCGCCGGGGTCATCCTGGTTGTCCTGGGCGGGGTCGGGCTGGGAATGTTCGTCCTGATTGAAACCCGGACAAAGCACCCGCTGCTCCAGGTGAGCCTTTTCCGGGGCAACCCGGTCTTTATTTATTCCAACGCGGCGGCGCTAATCAATTACTCCGCGACTTTCGCCGTTGGCTTCCTGCTTTCGCTCTACCTCCAGTTTGCCAAGGGTTTCAGCCCGGCGGGGGCGGGACTGGTCCTGGTGGCCCAGCCTGTTTTGATGGCGCTTATCTCGCCGTTCGCCGGTAGGCTGGCTGACCGGCTGGAACCCAGGCTGATTGCCTCGGGCGGTATGGCGCTGTCGGCTGCCGGCCTGCTGATGCTGGCTTTCATCGGGCGGGATACGCCGCTGGTTTATCTAATGACGGCGCTGGTGGTCATCGGCTCCGGATTCGGCTTTTTCTCGTCGCCCAACACCTCGGCGGTCATGGGCGCGGTGGAGAGAAAATGCTACGGGGTCGCCGCCTCGACGCTCGGCACCATGCGCCTGGTAGGGCAGATGCTGTCGCTGGGTTTGGCTATGCTGCTCTTTGCCCTGATTATCGGGCGGGTGCCTATCTCGGCGGCGGTGCTGCCTGAATTCATCGACAGCCTCAGAGCGTCCTTCGCGCTGTTTGCCGCCCTCAGCCTGGCCGGAGTCGGTGCTTCACTGGCGCGCAACCGCGTCGCCGGCGCAGCCTAA
- the hrcA gene encoding heat-inducible transcriptional repressor HrcA has product MLNSRSETILSSIIRQYIERAVPVSSAAVISECGLDVCSATVRNEMVRLEEEGYILKPHHSAGSVPSDKGYRYYVESIKHAQMSLTDQLLINHLFHQVEKEMENWLSLAAGLVSQRVHNVAVVTQPKQTASKYHHLELVTLQENLALAVLILRGARVRQQLVSFGNAVGQFELTATSQRLNQAFDGLTRTQVEKSNVLLSDTEKKVHSAVLKMMQAEDEQRNEEPYLDGLNYLLEQPEFARSQRAHSLMELVEKRQLGRMLGEEEFEAHEIKVYIGQENREQSIRDFSVVLGSYGLPNEARGTLGVIGPTRMNYEKTIAAVRYLSLVMSALVAELYGREPEPGSGG; this is encoded by the coding sequence ATGCTGAATTCAAGGTCTGAAACCATACTTTCGAGCATCATCCGGCAGTACATCGAAAGAGCCGTGCCGGTTTCTTCGGCGGCGGTCATCTCCGAGTGCGGCCTGGATGTTTGCTCTGCTACGGTGCGCAACGAGATGGTGCGGCTGGAGGAGGAAGGCTATATCCTGAAGCCCCACCATTCGGCGGGCAGCGTTCCTTCCGATAAGGGCTACCGCTATTACGTCGAGAGCATCAAGCACGCCCAGATGTCGCTGACCGACCAACTGCTGATAAACCACCTTTTCCACCAGGTGGAGAAGGAGATGGAGAACTGGCTGTCGCTGGCGGCGGGCCTGGTCTCCCAGCGGGTGCACAATGTGGCGGTGGTGACCCAGCCCAAGCAGACGGCCAGTAAATACCATCACCTGGAACTGGTGACGCTGCAGGAAAATCTGGCGCTGGCGGTTTTAATCCTGCGGGGGGCGCGGGTGCGGCAGCAACTGGTGAGTTTCGGCAACGCGGTGGGGCAATTTGAACTGACCGCCACCTCCCAGCGGCTGAACCAGGCTTTCGACGGCCTGACGCGGACGCAGGTCGAAAAAAGCAACGTATTGCTTTCGGATACGGAGAAGAAAGTCCATTCGGCAGTGCTGAAGATGATGCAGGCCGAGGACGAGCAGCGCAACGAAGAGCCATATCTCGATGGTTTGAACTACCTGCTGGAGCAGCCGGAGTTTGCCCGGAGCCAGCGCGCCCACTCCCTGATGGAACTGGTGGAGAAACGCCAGCTCGGGCGGATGCTGGGCGAAGAGGAATTCGAGGCCCATGAGATCAAGGTATACATCGGCCAGGAAAACCGGGAGCAGAGTATCAGGGACTTTTCGGTGGTGTTGGGCAGCTACGGATTACCCAACGAAGCCCGGGGAACGCTGGGAGTTATCGGCCCGACCCGGATGAATTATGAAAAAACCATCGCGGCGGTGCGGTACCTGTCGCTGGTGATGAGCGCCCTGGTGGCGGAGCTTTACGGGCGGGAACCCGAGCCGGGGAGCGGCGGTTAG
- a CDS encoding WD40 repeat domain-containing protein: MKNRNFQRAAPAFLLALALAVLASGAASAADAAWSALPMPRSGVAGGWTLTPGSDVGALAADSQGRLLVWLSGADGGLFHQAAGGGFGKLYSSPAEAVALGTASDGRFYYATSVAVYRSEDGGQNFITLPSNPGGAGAGNRRITGMEVISGGSGNAVAVSVADSDAGEWGGVYVFNEADFFSGWRDISPGASDVLHIMRSPSYAADGALLALAVGAAGTSVIGYSGGGWSAIAGAELRHGSNPVFAAEGRIAATPDYNLSSGAGQLYAAVSNGAGGGGVWAAFLQRAPGSSPSAELGLSGDFASIAASGAAPIYTVVVGAAASGHLFCSSNGGSGWAQEAAGGDRINSIMASGGKYYAATAGSGSALCAADTNGRNWGQAAFIDGAISAVVDLAVSPSDGAVYLLSFNSSGSSHDLWRSADLGASWRHLLGTGDYGLGGIERMAVAGDGTIFIAGPTAAGPVLLESKNSGLSFSAAALPQAVDSTAGFAAADAANLFYASLDSFARVWRRTASGGFESAVAGAAAINAIEISPSFDQDRTLVAGASDGNIFLSTDGGASFGALPRPAISGDIYLAFAPDFSTSRRIYSASRDAGAGIWQLTLGESGWSRIDSGLPSGFMVSGLSVSPAGVIYAASANQVTSSAGGLARKSPDYAAWDSARSGLPAGVTLWGMEMSGDVMFSLDTANSVIVTFTDTLAAPVQLVSPPDKAPGLGIFGTGAVGGIDLTWRNPGGAALYEWQVSDRADMSSPRFSGTSPTESIRLSNLDAGAAYYWRVRVTLPLPGPWSAVRSFTAALGGVTLLAPGPGAGGVAQRPVFQWTQTAAATGYQLVIAADAGFTSSPAEYSIAGNAWQPVTELGAGMTYFWKVRALGPNTFSAWSGTAAFTTAAAATPSQPPPGTTQEPIVTTQVIVQTAVPEWVTYAVIGFGGLTVVLLIVVIATVRSRPKFF, from the coding sequence GTGAAGAATCGTAACTTCCAACGCGCCGCCCCGGCGTTCCTGCTTGCCCTAGCGCTGGCGGTTCTGGCCAGCGGCGCCGCGTCAGCCGCCGACGCGGCGTGGTCGGCGCTGCCGATGCCCCGGTCGGGCGTTGCCGGAGGCTGGACGCTGACCCCTGGTTCCGATGTCGGGGCGCTGGCCGCCGACAGTCAGGGCAGGCTGCTGGTCTGGCTGTCCGGCGCCGACGGAGGGCTGTTCCACCAGGCGGCGGGCGGCGGTTTCGGTAAGCTGTATTCATCGCCGGCTGAGGCTGTTGCCCTGGGTACGGCTTCTGACGGCCGATTCTATTACGCGACATCCGTTGCCGTTTACCGCTCCGAAGACGGCGGCCAAAATTTCATCACCCTCCCCTCCAATCCCGGAGGAGCCGGCGCCGGGAACCGGCGCATCACTGGCATGGAGGTTATCTCCGGAGGGTCTGGCAATGCCGTTGCGGTATCGGTCGCCGACAGCGACGCTGGGGAGTGGGGCGGCGTTTATGTTTTCAACGAGGCTGATTTCTTCTCCGGGTGGCGGGATATCTCACCCGGAGCGTCCGACGTGCTGCATATCATGCGGTCGCCAAGTTATGCCGCGGACGGCGCGTTGCTGGCCTTGGCGGTCGGTGCCGCCGGGACATCAGTCATAGGATACAGCGGCGGCGGCTGGTCGGCCATCGCCGGGGCGGAACTGCGGCACGGCTCAAACCCGGTTTTTGCCGCCGAGGGCCGGATTGCGGCGACCCCCGACTATAACCTCTCAAGCGGCGCCGGGCAATTGTACGCCGCCGTCTCGAACGGCGCCGGGGGCGGCGGGGTCTGGGCGGCTTTCCTGCAGCGGGCGCCTGGTTCTTCGCCTTCCGCCGAACTCGGCTTGAGCGGGGATTTCGCCAGCATCGCTGCTTCCGGCGCCGCGCCAATCTATACTGTGGTAGTTGGGGCGGCGGCTTCCGGTCACTTGTTTTGCAGTTCAAACGGCGGCAGCGGCTGGGCGCAGGAAGCCGCCGGCGGCGACCGGATTAATTCAATTATGGCATCCGGCGGTAAATATTACGCGGCGACCGCCGGCAGCGGCAGCGCTCTGTGCGCCGCCGACACTAACGGCCGGAACTGGGGACAGGCGGCTTTCATCGACGGGGCCATTTCCGCGGTGGTTGATCTGGCGGTATCGCCGTCCGACGGGGCGGTCTACCTGCTCAGTTTCAATAGCTCCGGGTCATCCCACGACCTGTGGCGGAGCGCCGACCTGGGCGCCAGCTGGCGTCACCTGCTGGGGACAGGGGATTACGGGCTGGGCGGCATCGAACGCATGGCGGTCGCCGGCGACGGCACCATTTTCATCGCCGGGCCGACAGCCGCCGGGCCGGTGCTTTTGGAATCTAAAAACTCCGGCTTGAGCTTCAGCGCCGCCGCCCTGCCGCAAGCGGTGGATTCAACCGCCGGTTTTGCCGCCGCCGACGCGGCGAACCTGTTTTACGCTTCCCTCGATTCCTTCGCCCGGGTCTGGCGCCGGACCGCCTCAGGCGGATTTGAAAGCGCCGTCGCCGGAGCCGCGGCAATCAATGCCATCGAAATTTCACCGTCGTTCGACCAAGACCGGACACTGGTCGCCGGGGCTTCGGACGGCAATATTTTTCTGTCCACCGACGGCGGAGCCTCCTTCGGCGCCCTGCCCCGGCCGGCCATCTCCGGAGACATTTATCTGGCTTTCGCTCCCGATTTTTCCACCAGCCGGCGCATCTATTCGGCTTCTCGCGACGCCGGCGCCGGGATCTGGCAGCTGACGCTTGGGGAAAGCGGCTGGAGCCGCATCGACAGCGGACTGCCGTCCGGCTTCATGGTTTCCGGGCTGTCGGTTTCCCCTGCCGGGGTCATTTACGCCGCGAGCGCCAACCAGGTTACCAGTTCCGCCGGCGGGCTGGCCCGGAAATCGCCGGACTACGCCGCTTGGGACAGTGCCCGCAGCGGCCTGCCAGCCGGGGTTACCCTGTGGGGAATGGAAATGAGCGGCGATGTCATGTTCAGCCTGGACACGGCCAACAGCGTCATTGTGACGTTCACCGACACTTTAGCGGCCCCCGTCCAGCTGGTGTCGCCGCCCGATAAAGCTCCCGGGCTGGGGATTTTCGGGACCGGCGCCGTCGGCGGCATCGACCTGACCTGGCGTAATCCCGGCGGCGCAGCGCTCTACGAATGGCAGGTCAGTGACAGGGCGGACATGTCCAGCCCACGTTTTTCAGGCACCAGCCCGACCGAAAGCATCCGGCTGAGCAACCTCGATGCCGGCGCGGCCTATTACTGGAGAGTCAGAGTAACCTTGCCGCTGCCCGGGCCGTGGTCGGCGGTGCGCAGTTTTACCGCGGCGCTGGGCGGAGTCACCCTCCTGGCGCCCGGTCCGGGTGCCGGCGGCGTGGCTCAAAGACCGGTGTTCCAGTGGACCCAAACCGCCGCGGCGACGGGATACCAGCTGGTAATTGCCGCCGACGCAGGTTTTACCAGCAGTCCGGCTGAATATTCCATTGCCGGCAACGCCTGGCAGCCGGTTACTGAGCTGGGCGCCGGAATGACCTATTTCTGGAAGGTACGCGCATTGGGACCGAATACCTTCTCCGCCTGGAGCGGCACGGCGGCTTTCACCACCGCCGCGGCGGCCACCCCGTCGCAACCGCCCCCGGGGACAACCCAGGAGCCGATCGTCACGACACAGGTGATCGTGCAAACGGCAGTACCGGAATGGGTGACCTACGCGGTTATCGGCTTTGGGGGGCTGACGGTGGTGCTGCTGATCGTGGTTATCGCGACAGTTAGGTCGCGGCCGAAGTTTTTCTAG